One region of Patescibacteria group bacterium genomic DNA includes:
- a CDS encoding ribbon-helix-helix domain-containing protein produces MRQIINISLPAPLVKAVKSTVKKNNYSSTSEFFRDLLRDWQAGKLLSDLNESRKEISSGKGKVLGALKELR; encoded by the coding sequence ATGAGACAAATAATCAACATCTCTCTGCCCGCGCCCTTGGTTAAGGCAGTCAAATCCACTGTTAAAAAAAATAATTATTCCAGTACCAGTGAGTTTTTTAGGGATTTATTGCGGGATTGGCAGGCAGGCAAGCTGCTTAGTGACTTAAATGAAAGCCGCAAGGAAATAAGTTCCGGCAAAGGCAAAGTTTTGGGAGCATTAAAAGAATTGAGATAA
- a CDS encoding glycoside hydrolase family 3 protein, with product MNFRFNSSKIIKFLAIFLLLVAAVLVYDYFKSSPSTLLPSPDKYVKVCEENDNQCHEINLPYQNSALSTEARVNDLLKRMTISEKIGQMVLVEKNSIHDLNDIAEYGLGALLSGGGGHPADNTPAGWLKMVNNFQSYSQKTRLKIPLLYGIDANHGHGNIPGATIFPHFIGLGASHDSDLVREVAKATAEEVAATGIYWNFSPDLDVAKDIRWGKTYETFGSDTANVAKLGLAYLEGTQDSANNYYTVLANPKHFIGGGAMEYGTARNKNFKIEEGNITLDEKTLRQVHLVPFQKAITGGAQVIMVGTASWNGDLNSANYHLLTEILKNELGFSGFIVSDWYGVYEIESSKYNSIVRAVNAGVDMVMTPFEYKDFISNIQKALANGDITMNRLDDAVKRILTVKFKTGVFDRLLATPEGLSVIGSDQHRKLAREAVRESQVLLKNNDTLPISKNTPKILVAGSAADNLGRQSGGWTVEWQGIDGNWIPGTTILQGIKQLAGKNSKIEYDLNGNFTGQKVLAEVGIAIVGEKPYAEGWGDKVNPSLSAEDLTTISNLKKASKKIIVIIVSGRPLDIKEYAKDWDAIIAAWLPGSEGQGIADVLFGNYAFTGTLPVEWDL from the coding sequence ATGAATTTTAGGTTTAATTCCTCAAAAATAATTAAATTCCTAGCTATATTTCTGCTACTAGTAGCTGCGGTTTTGGTTTATGATTATTTTAAGTCATCGCCTTCTACTCTTCTTCCTTCACCTGATAAATATGTTAAGGTCTGTGAGGAAAATGATAATCAATGCCATGAAATAAATCTCCCTTATCAAAACTCAGCGCTCTCAACCGAAGCCAGAGTTAACGATTTGCTAAAGAGAATGACAATTTCTGAAAAAATCGGGCAAATGGTGTTGGTTGAGAAAAACAGTATCCATGATTTAAATGATATTGCGGAATACGGCTTGGGCGCACTGTTGAGTGGCGGTGGCGGACATCCTGCTGATAATACGCCTGCGGGCTGGCTCAAAATGGTAAATAATTTTCAAAGCTACAGCCAAAAAACACGCTTAAAAATACCTTTACTTTATGGCATTGATGCTAATCATGGCCACGGCAATATTCCAGGCGCAACGATCTTTCCGCATTTTATTGGTTTAGGAGCAAGCCACGATTCAGACTTAGTTAGGGAAGTGGCCAAAGCAACCGCAGAAGAGGTAGCCGCAACTGGAATCTATTGGAATTTTTCTCCTGATCTTGATGTTGCTAAAGATATCCGTTGGGGTAAAACATATGAAACTTTCGGATCAGACACCGCCAACGTAGCCAAGTTAGGGCTGGCTTATCTAGAGGGAACCCAGGATTCTGCAAATAATTACTATACGGTATTAGCCAACCCTAAACACTTTATAGGTGGTGGAGCTATGGAATATGGAACTGCTCGCAACAAAAACTTCAAAATAGAAGAAGGGAATATAACCTTAGACGAAAAAACCTTGCGTCAAGTTCACCTGGTTCCTTTCCAAAAAGCCATAACTGGCGGTGCGCAAGTTATTATGGTGGGTACTGCTAGTTGGAATGGTGATCTAAATTCCGCCAATTATCATCTCTTAACAGAGATATTAAAAAACGAGCTGGGATTTTCAGGCTTTATAGTTTCTGATTGGTACGGGGTTTATGAAATTGAATCAAGTAAATATAATTCAATAGTGAGGGCGGTGAATGCGGGGGTCGATATGGTGATGACTCCGTTTGAATATAAGGATTTTATCTCTAATATACAAAAAGCTTTAGCTAATGGCGATATAACAATGAACCGTTTGGATGATGCTGTAAAAAGGATATTAACAGTAAAATTTAAAACAGGAGTATTTGACCGTCTTTTAGCCACACCAGAAGGATTGTCAGTTATAGGCAGCGACCAGCATCGTAAGTTAGCCAGGGAAGCTGTTCGAGAATCTCAAGTATTATTAAAAAATAATGATACGCTGCCAATTTCTAAAAACACTCCTAAAATTTTAGTGGCCGGTTCGGCCGCAGATAATCTCGGCAGGCAATCAGGCGGCTGGACAGTGGAATGGCAGGGCATTGATGGCAACTGGATACCTGGCACAACGATTTTACAAGGTATTAAGCAGCTGGCTGGTAAAAATAGTAAAATAGAATATGATTTAAATGGTAATTTTACCGGACAAAAGGTTTTAGCTGAGGTTGGTATTGCTATTGTTGGTGAAAAACCTTATGCTGAGGGCTGGGGCGATAAAGTAAATCCTAGCCTGTCAGCCGAAGATTTAACGACTATTTCAAATCTGAAAAAAGCCAGTAAAAAAATTATTGTTATTATAGTTTCTGGCCGGCCGCTGGATATTAAAGAATACGCCAAGGATTGGGACGCAATTATAGCGGCCTGGCTGCCAGGGAGCGAGGGCCAGGGCATCGCCGATGTTTTGTTCGGCAATTACGCTTTTACCGGAACTTTGCCAGTGGAGTGGGATTTATAA